The following coding sequences lie in one Rutidosis leptorrhynchoides isolate AG116_Rl617_1_P2 chromosome 4, CSIRO_AGI_Rlap_v1, whole genome shotgun sequence genomic window:
- the LOC139840487 gene encoding uncharacterized protein, with translation MPIKQVLTKPKISGRLALWAVELGDYEISYLPRNAIKGQGLADYLAEMSGELEVINERTELKPVQGETWDLFTDGASCVEGASVGLVLANPSGEEHTYALRFNFDVTNNEAEYEALLASLNIAHKMNVTKLRAFTDSQFVANQFSCSFDAHDPSMQRYLKLLQEPAVRFEHFELAQVPRSQNKKADALSKLAALTFSHFQKQVWVEELPSKSIDNDLMVASVEEEHPNWMEPILQYIRNNVLSNDKREARLVRERAPMYIIQNDILYCKSYCGLMMLCVGPIEGEMIVDEVHNGSCALHSGYKTIAAKIMWMGYFWLSLYRDVAKIVKRCKICQRHAPQNRIPKHDMIPVNSPWPFHKSAIDIVGPFPAGPGNVKFLIMAIDYFTKWVEAKAVRTLTRVQVLQKFTSVAHPQANGLCEVTNRDNVSGIKKRLYEK, from the exons ATGCCAATCAAGCAAGTTTTAACAAAGCCGAAAATATCTGGTAGGCTTGCATTATGGGCAGTGGAGTTAGGCGATTATGAAATCTCTTACCTTCCGCGCAATGCTATAAAGGGACAAGGTTTGGCGGACTATCTTGCAGAAATGTCTGGTGAGTTGGAGGTAATTAATGAGCGAACAGAGTTAAAGCCAGTACAGGGCGAGACATGGGATTTATTTACTGACGGAGCCTCATGTGTAGAAGGTGCCAGTGTGGGTTTAGTGTTAGCAAACCCAAGtggtgaagagcatacatacgcgctACGTTTCAATTTTGATGTAACAAATAATGAAGCTGAATACGAAGCATTGCTTGCGAGTTTAAATATCGCGCATAAAATGAATGTCACCAAGTTGCGCGCTTTTACAGATTCGCAGTTTGTGGCAAATCAGTTTAGCTGCTCTTTTGACGCACATGACCCCTCAATGCAAAGATACTTAAAGTTATTGCAAGAGCCAGCTGTGCGATTTGAGCATTTTGAACTTGCACAAGTACCAAGGAGTCAAAACAAGAAGGCAGATGCGTTAAGTAAACTGGCTGCTTTAACATTTTCACACTTTCAAAAGCAAGTTTGGGTAGAGGAATTGCCAAGCAAATCCATTGACAATGATTTAATGGTTGCGTCTGTTGAAGAAGAACATccaaattggatggaaccaattCTGCAGTATATACGCAATAATGTTTTGTCAAATGATAAACGCGAAGCCCGTTTAGTTCGTGAGCGAGCACCAATGTACATCattcaaaatgatattttatattgtAAGTCATATTGCGGCCTAATGATGCTGTGTGTTGGCCCAATTGAAGGCGAGATGATAGTGGATGAAGTACACAACGGTTCTTGCGCATTACATTCAGGTTATAAAACTATTGCGGCCAAAATTATGTGGATGGGTTACTTTTGGCTATCTTTGTATCGCGATGTTGCAAAGATTGTTAAGCGTTGCAAGATTTGCCAACGGCATGCGCCGCAGAATAGAATTCCGAAGCATGATATGATCCCTGTCAATTCGCCATGGCCATTTCATAAGTCGGCTATTGACATTGTAGGACCATTTCCTGCAGGTCCTGGCAATGTCAAATTCCTAATTATGGCAATTGACTATTTTACAAAATGGGTTGAGGCTAAGGCGGTTCGCACTCTCACTAGAGTGCAAGTGC TTCAAAAGTTTACGTCAGTGGCACATCCACAGGCTAATGGCTTGTGTGAAGTGACAAACCGCGACAATGTGAGCGGTATTAAAAAGCGGTTGTATGAAAAGTGA